One Bythopirellula goksoeyrii genomic window, CACGAGCCACCAACTCTTTACCGGTGCCTGTTTCACCAAGAATAAGCACGGTCGAATTCGAGGGAGCTACTTTTTCGATTAACAGGCGCACCTTCTGCATCGCCGGGGTGTTACCAATAAGTCGCGGGGTTCCTTCAAGGCTCTGAACACGGTGCTGCAACGCGCGACACTTCTGCGTGAGCTGCCGCTTTTCGGTGACCCGTTTCAGCAGTGCTTGGATCTCAACCAACTTGCAAGGCTTTGTAAGATAGTCAAAAGCACCATGGCGTAGGGCTGCAATGGCAGTCTCCATCGACGATTTCCCAGTAAGAACCACGGCCTCGGTCTCGGGAGATACGTCTTTGCAGTGGGAGATCACACCGATGCCGTCGCGGCCAGGCATATCGAGATCGACGATAATACAGTCATAGGTATTTTTATCTAGGGCGGCTATGGCTGTCAGACCATCGGGGCATACCGTCACACGATGTCCCAATCGCGGCAGTTCGAGCTTCATCAGCTCCTGCAGCGAGGGCTCGTCGTCGGCAAACAACAGGGTCAATCCTTGACCGTTAGGCTGCTTGGTAGCGATGGTTCTTCTCCTTTGTCGTATGCTGTGACGGCAGTGATACTACAAACCGCGAGCCACATCCTGCGCCCGCGCTAGTCGCTTCAATATTGCCATCATGTTCTTCCACGATGCGATAGGTAATCGAAAGACCAAGTCCCGTTCCTTGACCTCCACGGCGACGGGTGAAAAACGGTTCGAATAGATGCTTGCGCACTTCGTCACTCATGCCGCAACCGTCATCCTCAACGATGATCTTTGCCAAATCACCTTCTTGCTCGACGGCCACGAGGACTGTACCACTTGAGTCAAGACTTTCAAGACCATTCGTGATGAGATTTAAAACTACCTGCTTGATTTCCTGGGCATTTATTTCGACAACCACTGGAGGACCAGCGGCGAGTTCCAGATTCTTATCCTTGTGTTTCCCGAGATGTTGCACCATGTCGATCACGCCTGCAACCAATTCCCGCAAGTCGGTCCGCACTCGCTGAGAGTCTCCCATCCGGGCAAAATCGAGGAGCTTCTCAGTGATCTGCTTACAGCGGAAAGCCTCGCGCTGAATCATCTGCAAATAGTTGTGTATGACTGGAGCGTCCTCTTTGCAAGGTGAATCTGCATTTGCCATCATCTCTTCAATGCGTGAATCGAGCGATTCGCTGCACAACGCAATCGAAGCGAGTGGATTATTGATTTCATGGGCTACCCCTGCGGCTAAGAACCCCACACTGGCAAGCTGCTCGCTCCGTACCACTTGGCTGGTGCGTTCGCGAACTTGCCGATCCAGATCATCGCGAATTTCTTGAAAGCGGGCCGTCATATTATTCATTGCAACGGCAAGTTCACCCATCTCATCCGACGACTCCAGGTGGATACGATGGTCGAATTTCCCTAGAGCCACTTGACGGGAACCATTAACCAAGGTTTGCAAAGGCTCGGCGAACCAGCGAATGAATCCGCGAATGGAAACGAAAATCAGTACGAGAGCGATTCCAGCGTTAACCCAAGCTATGAAGATTGCTGTGCGATACTGGGCGCGCACATTGTCCGAAAGATCTTCGAGTCGCCCATGGAGATAACTTGGCAAGTCCTCCACCTTGTCTCGCATTTCATCGAGTTGACCACGAATGTATTCAATTCGGTTGGGGCGCAGTACCCAGTCCTCGCCTAGTTCGGATCCAGAATCTTTGCCTCCGAGCTCATCGATTAACTGGTCGATCTCGGCCAGGGTTTGGCGTTCCAAGCTGTCGTCACCAAGTTGCAAGTCGCGATCGAGGCTGCTTACATCTAGTTGGAGGCGGTAGCGGTCAATCGCTTCCACCAATCGGACAAATGTATCTCGATAGTCGTTTCGCAGCCATTTTGCATCCCACGGCAAGGATTGAGGCTCATCATTTTCTGATGGAACTTCCGTAAAGGATTGGATACTTTGGGGAAACTCAGCACGTTCATTTGCCTGGCTGAGAATCACACGTAGGTCGTTAACACGCTGCTGGATCTCGCTAGCAAGTGGAAGCTCAGCTGACCGACCACTGAGACTCATCACCAAACCGCGATAGGCGTAGAGGCCGTAGACTGCGCTTCCAAATAGCGCAAGAAAGGAAATTAGGAATACTCCTAATCCCAACTTGAGCTTCGTGCGTAAGGGCCATTGAGAAGGCACCAACGACCTCCTTGTCGTGGGTGATACAGTCAATCAAAACGGGCTTTTCGAACCCGACGGGAGCGGGAGTTTAGCAGCTAGATTGTAAATCTGACAAGAACAGATATTCCGTGATAGCATGGCATTGTGTCGTGCACGAAAACTCTACACTCTCCTAGCTCGCTTGCCGTAGGTTGCAATGATCCCTGCGAGATCGCAAGCTAGTCCAGCGACAGACGTGTCTGAATAGGACTTCTAAGGAGCTAGAATCTCACAACGCGCCGCATCAACCAGATTCCCCATCCCGCTAGCACCAAATTACCGAGCCAGACCGCAGGGGCGGGAAACACGCCTGCCTTGGCTTGGTCGAGGCAGCCCACCAGCATGGGGTAGTAGATTAAGAGAATCGGCAGAAAACAGGCGAAAAAGCTCCCCCAGAATTCGCCGTGGCGACGGCGGATCGCCATAGGTGCGCCAATCATGACAAAGCATAGACAACTGAAGCCGTTCGCCCAGCGGCGATGTGGCTCTGTGTAGAAGCGATGTGTAGTATTTTGAGCGTTCTCGACGGCTCGACGACGGCTATGCCAATCACTTTCGGCAAGTTCGAACATTCGCCCTGTCATTATGGCATGGGAGGCATCCGCTGCCATCTCTTGTTCCATTGTTTCGATAAGCCGGGCTTGCTCTACTTTTTTTGGCCCGATTTCACGCAGAGCGTAGTTAGCAGGGCTACGCGAGTGACCTGATTCTCCTGTGAACTGGCTAAAGGAAATTGGTAGCTCCCACGATCCAGGATGAGAAATCGCACCTCCCCCTCCGAAGTCGATTTCGGCGTTTACC contains:
- a CDS encoding sensor histidine kinase, giving the protein MPSQWPLRTKLKLGLGVFLISFLALFGSAVYGLYAYRGLVMSLSGRSAELPLASEIQQRVNDLRVILSQANERAEFPQSIQSFTEVPSENDEPQSLPWDAKWLRNDYRDTFVRLVEAIDRYRLQLDVSSLDRDLQLGDDSLERQTLAEIDQLIDELGGKDSGSELGEDWVLRPNRIEYIRGQLDEMRDKVEDLPSYLHGRLEDLSDNVRAQYRTAIFIAWVNAGIALVLIFVSIRGFIRWFAEPLQTLVNGSRQVALGKFDHRIHLESSDEMGELAVAMNNMTARFQEIRDDLDRQVRERTSQVVRSEQLASVGFLAAGVAHEINNPLASIALCSESLDSRIEEMMANADSPCKEDAPVIHNYLQMIQREAFRCKQITEKLLDFARMGDSQRVRTDLRELVAGVIDMVQHLGKHKDKNLELAAGPPVVVEINAQEIKQVVLNLITNGLESLDSSGTVLVAVEQEGDLAKIIVEDDGCGMSDEVRKHLFEPFFTRRRGGQGTGLGLSITYRIVEEHDGNIEATSAGAGCGSRFVVSLPSQHTTKEKNHRYQAA